CCGGAACGACTCAACGAGTGACAGTCTGTGCGAACCTTTTCAACCGTCCTGGATCGGCTCAGAACCGGGTCGATGTGAGTGCCACATCCGCGCGGGCGAACGCCTTGAGGAAACGCTTCTCGGTCAAACGAGCTTCGTCCATCCGGCCTTGCGTCCGGAGACACTGCATCAGGCCAAACAGGGACCATCCGTTCTCCGGCCACTTTCTCAGATCGTCCCGGTAGACGTCTTCCGCCTGCTCCGGCCGCCCAGCTTCGAGCAACACGGCGCCGAGCGAGTGCCGGACCGGATAGTGCCAGGGCGGAGGCTCCGTGTATGCGAGGTTGTCCTGGAGGTTGACGGCTTTCTCGAGGGAGTCGATCGC
This region of Vicinamibacteria bacterium genomic DNA includes:
- a CDS encoding tetratricopeptide repeat protein, with product AIDSLEKAVNLQDNLAYTEPPPWHYPVRHSLGAVLLEAGRPEQAEDVYRDDLRKWPENGWSLFGLMQCLRTQGRMDEARLTEKRFLKAFARADVALTSTRF